In the genome of Daucus carota subsp. sativus chromosome 9, DH1 v3.0, whole genome shotgun sequence, the window ACAATGAAGATTTTGTCTCCCTATTCTATCAATACTATCAAACTCAAAAACATGGTTAACTACTTCAGACACCTGAGCACATACAACTGTGTTTTGTGTCAGTCTTTTCATCACAGAAACAGTAAAATTCAGTGCAATATTAGTCACACACGTATCCATAAAATACAATGTTGCACATGGAACAATTTACGAAGCAAAATATAACAGTTCCTCACCCTTTTTAAAGAATCAGATCTTCGCATGTATGCCTCAGTGCCAGAAATTTTTGCATCTTCTTTTCTGAAACGCTGTAAACATGCAACTAAAAATTTAACACAAATAGTAATGCCTGGTACTGATAAAGCCTACTGTTCAAGTGATACAGATATATACAACAAAAGCAGAGAGAATTTCAAATACTAATGGCTAAAGGAACTACTTCAATCTGAcaattagaattttaatattGAATCTTGGATTGGAGATAACAGCAATTTTTCGATTAAGTACATTTCAACTGTTGGATTGAACTTACTATCATAAGTTGTCTAGCTTGCAGATTTAAAAACAAAACTGGCAACACCATTGCATAATTTCTAAATACTGCATTGAAACTTAAGTGTTACCTCCAAAGTGCCGAGAAGTTGCCCAAGCATCCTCTTATTCCTCTTAACTATACTTGGGTCTTCGTCTTTCGGCAATACTCGAGGAACTGGAGGGGCTTCAGAATCCTATTgcataaaaaatcaatatattctcTAACAGAATGCCagtaaacaaaaagaaaaaaaaatcttaataacCCCGCCAACCAATTCAATCACAACTTCAATTCATACCATCATTCGTGGCCTCTGATCAACAACCCTCCTAGGCCAAGTAGGATTCATTTTCTcattctggctcggctcgacaaCTTCAATGCTTTCCTTTTCCTCCACTGCAGATTCTTTGTTTCCTACGTCCTTTACATCATCGTCATCAACAATCTCCCCATCTTCAATCTTCACTCAAATTCAACACCAAAAAACAAAACCAATCATAATCCTAACCAGacaaaaacacaattaaaatgCGAATAAAGCTGATTAGACCTCACCTTCACCACGGCAGAAGAAAGACGCCTTTTTGGCGCAGGTTGATTCTCCTCATTCCTATTAGCCTATACAAAACAATTTCTTCACTCAGTTACATCGACTATACTGTAAAACCTCTAttaataaatacttaaatagTCTCGGACCATATAAGTTTATTAATTAACCCGAGGTAAAAGAAACACAGTATCCATTATAACTGGAACTgacaaattatatttatcaaaatcGAAACTATTCAACTTCAATTTTATCAAGGCTCCTGATTACGCAAAGTTAGAGAAACAGAGTATCTATTACAGTTGACACCAAAAAAAGTATTATGCAATCATTAATCAAGACTACTAGCTAACCGGTTACTTAATTTATCCAGGTACTTGAGACATAAATAGAATGCGTAGTTCAAACAACATTTCTAATACAATTACAGAATCCAGGTCTTACAAAATTGCGCTGTCGATTTCCACCAGGTACGAAACCGCGGTTACCAGGACCTGAACCTGATAACCCACCACGTCGAATTCCCCGAGGATCACGAAGCCTCTCTGTAATCTGTCCAAAGATAAATAATGCTGATTAGTCGAATTCAAAAATGTGAAAATATATCTGAGGGGCGCGCGcgcgagggagagagagagagggacagggagagggagagggagagagagagagagagagagagaggagacaGGTAGAGAGAAGAGACCTCGCGTTGTTGGCGACGTAGCTCAATAATTTCACGGCGGAGCTGTTCTTCAGTCTTCTCGGCAACGGCGGTGCTTCCCATTGCTtgaattaacgagcttcaaaaCCCTAACCCCCAATTTACTGTACAAGTGCCAATTCGTTCTCGTTTATTTTTTGACAGTCTATGTCAGTATGtgatgaatatatttttcgcAAGAGCATGCCCCGAGGTCTTTAAATTTTGGGgatttttctataaataatcaagttttaaaaaaaaattaaaaatactatcactttttaaaacaaattgtaaaaatatccaTGTTCCAAAAAATAACTGTAAAAATACGATGATTGCATATATAACCATATCTGCAACTGCTAGCAACGATATATACaacttgaaattttttaaaaaaaatacatatatttgcataataagttgcaactagTTGCAAAGGCTTAAAATGAATGCCCATACGGCATCAATACTAATACCATAAAAACAACcacaaaaacaaaatcaacaagtattgcaaccaaaaaatcaactaaaacaaCGAACTAAAAATCAACACAAAAGTAACCAACCACCGCCACTCTCCCACCATACCGGCTACATCTCCACCGACACAGATTGCGGTTGCGGCCACCAGATCTCCCCCGATAATTTCCCAATCTCCGCCGTCGCCATACTATGCCCAAACACAGTCTATTTTAACACCGATGTGGAATAGGACTAAGGAAAAAAGGAGTTCGGTGATTTCACGGCATGTGGAAGAGAGAGGGAAGAAAGAGTGCCAGGGTTAGTGGCAGAAAAGGTGCCTGCGGCGGAGGAGGCGGTGGCTATTTCCCAGTGCATGTCATTTTGTGAGAGAGAGCGAGAAATGAAAGTGACAAGCAACTCAAAATTAGAAGAAAACGTAAGAGAAACCGTATGCGTGCGAAATGTTTAAGACCACTATATTCCTGTAAATAACTTTTAAAAACACGTATACGGGAGAAATCCCCTAAAAATTTTagctaaaatttaataaattatattataatttaaatttatagattatatataaGATTTTGTTCATTTCATTCTGACATtgtgtatttttaaaattataaccaacctctTATATTTTCTAGACACATATAGCAAGATTCCATGttatctattattttattaaaatgatatatttgttAGGATATCCTCCTAGATTtcattgtataataaatttttatcagTTGTACCCTCACGTTTTTGACTTTTATCTATGATAACCTTGTATTTATGATTTTTCACATGTAATATCCTAATATTATGTAAACATAATAGAATGATTTTAGattgtaaaaaaattgtatactaTCATAGAAACTCGTGCAAGATACGtgcttttatatatatgtatgtatgtatatatataggcaattgctcaaatagaaattattaaaataaaaactaaaatggaaactaagagaaactatacctaaatgacctcacccacccctatatgtcatcatcCACCTAGGGCCCATCCTCACCCCTAGTCAATCCATccgggcccgctagggcctcgcCAAGACTCCTCACAGACCCTGCACAGGCTCTAGACAGTCTCAAAGAGCCAAACcttggccccaccatggtcccactaggccccgacccggccctattaggccccacttagacctCGTCTCGGCCCATCTTGGAGTCCATCCCCGGTCCCAAAACCCgcatcattctacttaatcgcattgatttctatttagtttctattctagtagttgttattggagtaggaccctataatatatatatatatatatatatatatatatatatataatcaaacacAATCGCAACCCAGGACTCACATAAATGTATTTGATGACTATTATAATTAAAAGgatctttctaatgtgtgttcATGACCACATactaacaactactttttaCTTAATTGAAGAATTTTGATTGATAGAGATTTTTGTGCATATAGAGCGCCATTATATTAATGAAAGAGAATCAATAGGAATTCACTACTTAAATAAAAGTAgtcacacactagaaaatccgtagttaaatataactactataattaaaaaattaatatatattttacataatatatatatatatatatatatatatatatatatatatatatatatatatatatatatatatatatatatatatatatatatattctacccGATCGGATCATTAACGGATCGAATCACCTTAAATCCATATCCGCTCCATTTATTATCGGATTTCTCTTATCGGATCAGATTTTTTTTTCGATGAATCCAAATCCGCTAAGAAGACCCCGGATCGGACTGGATCGGGTCGGAGCTCCGCTCCATTGACAGGCCTAACCCATTATACTGTTATACAATATACAATGATACTGTTATgcaagataattatatatatatatatatatatatatatatgtatgtatatatatatatattctacccGATCGGATCATTAACGGATCGAATCACCTTAAATCCATATCCGCTCCATTTATTATCGGATTTCTCTTATCGgatcagatttttttttgatgaatccAAATCCGCTAAGAAGACCCCGGATCGGACTGGATCGGGTCAGAGCTCCGCTCCATTGACAGGCCTAACCCATTATACTGTTATACAATATACAATGATACTGTTATGcaagataattttaattttgataagcCCCCGGTTGAAGTGTTTTTCTTCTTTCTAATGAAaatgtatttaattttgttctccAACAATTTTGAATAATTGCATGTTTTATAACCTGGTCTAtactttaaatttaaattgaaatacaaattggattgaatttttaaatgttttggtttaattgataataaaaaaattattagaacaCATTATATATTAATGAGACCCCTAGAATAATACCGATCGGCTGATATAACTCGACcgatcaataaaattattaatatttcagttttaatagaacaacaacaacaacaacaataacaatattatataatatattaaaaatagatagtatagatgatAGATCtatgatattacttttaaagtgataacatgaagtaattaaaaataacatgaatgtatttagttgaaacatatcatcggttgtttattaataattatatatattaatattatgtttttatatgtatgttgcatgtgtcatttttagaaaatcagttttttatttagtaaactgaaaaagataatgtgtttcaTTTAAAAAGGGTAGTTACTATTTAGACCAAAGAAAAGGATAGTTACTATATTGTCCAAGGTTATTTACAGAGAATTGAGTTTATtcagtgataaaatataaaaaataacatttttagttaaaaagtatagttgattatataaatagacACATAATTCGGCCCACAACCGATCACATaacatttttagttaaaaagtatagttgattatataaatagacACATAATTCGGCCCACAACCGATcacacaaatttttaatatttcgactttaataatatatcatagATACATTTATCGAGATGGTAagaaatagttttttttttttttgctaaatggtaAGAAATAGTTTTGGGGTCATATGACGTAAGGTTTAGTCCTTTTATTTGTTTTCGTTGAACCGTATATGAGTTAGACGATCAGTATTTTAACATTCAAAATTGTCATTTTTGTTGAGGATTACATCCTGCAAGAGACACAGTCCATGACAAATTCTTTCAATAAGTGAGAGTTAAATCCtgtaaaaacacacacacactatgaTCTCAAAATGTTTCCTATATGTTCTTAAAAACGACACACACCAAATCAGGTTCATTATAGTTTTGCATTTACCCACGCTATACAACAAATCATCTTAAATTAGGCACtcactttatataaatatttttagacaaCAAATGCCAAATAATGGATGCAAAATTCATTATATACACAAGatcttgaatttataaatataaattataaaaaagtatttagtatttaattatcatttattgAAAGATAAACAAAAACTATGTGCAAGTAGAATTTGCTTAACCAAGTCTACTTGTTTTTgttgattatttaaaatagtCAATAATAATACATGCTCTTCTATTTTTATCTATGTATAAGCCTTCACAATTCTTACAATGCcaagtatatattaatataatccaCAAGCCCTGCAAAATAATAGTACAACTCAGAAAATAAAACACAACAAATGAATACAACAAAATATTAACGGAAATGTTATTTCTAGaacaaaatttttatttccGGAGCAATTTGAGTTGTGAGTTGGCTCTGCTGGCTGCTGCCCTGCATGCACATAAAGATGCAACTCCGATACAATTTgctccaaaaataaaaaaaatgctcAGGAAAATTTTATTTCCTGATATGAATTATAGATCAAAACAACAGCATATATAGATATAAAGAAGATGCTACTTTTGGCTGTAAAACTTGTATGTAAATCATAATCTATATGACTTCAAAACTTAACACCTCCCAAAAAATCCATGAAACTGATCAACTATTCAGAATTCGCAAAACCGAGCAACATTCCTTCACAGTTTCATAGAAACCTAAAATCCTATTTTTGTATCTTCAGTCTTTCTAAATCTCAGAATGTTGTACTAGTTGAGAAGAAGCATTATATCACAATACCATCTAATGTGCCTGACTGGATCCCTTTAGATTTTTTACCACCAGAGCATATACAACCAAAAGAAACTTTACCACCATCTTCGAGTCTGACAAAAAACTCAGTGAAAGACGTCCAAGATTGGCAGGCAATAAGGCTTTCAGTTCAGTCAGAGGGAAGTCTTTGAGGATGAGCCAGGCTTAATATACTGAAAAACGAAAGAACAAACAACAAATTTATGATTGAGTTCCGCATTAGAACAGTATAAATAACTAATACTCGGTATATAAGAACTGTTCTGATCAGCAATATGTTACTTCAATAAGAACAATGATTTTAGATCCTTATTTAAAGGATTAGAAGCATTTAAAAAAGTTCTTACCTTACTTGCATCCCTGTAGAATTCATTGATCTCTTCCTCTGTAAGGCCTTCATCCTCTCCAGCATTTTCATCCCAACCAAGTGACCGCAAAAATGCAGCTTCTTCCTCTTCTGAACAAAGAATCATGTCAGATCTTGAACGAGTCTCTCCATTGCCACAAGATTGCTGATGCCCATTGCCATTATTTATGTTGCTGATCAAGGCATTTACGTTCTCTTTATAATGGTCCATATTAGACTGGTTTGCAGATAGAGAATCTTTCCCTTGAGAAAGGGGAGAAGCAGTTTGAGTTTCACTAGGCTGTTCCACAACAAATTGTGACACAGTAGAGACAGAATCAGCAACAGAAGAGGACTTTGTCAAGGACTTCTTCCTCACAAGATTAAAGAATTCATTTCGACTCTGAAGTTGAGCTGAAGGTTTTTTCTCCAATGTTGCCGGGACCATTATAGCTGCAGGCTTACGATTAACATTCAAAGGGTTTGGGTTCTTGATTTGTGTCCTCGAAGGAGGTGGTACAACAGCTGGTAAAGTAGTCAGCGGGTTATTTGCTACTGTACTATCATTGGTAAGGCTCAAGTTATCTATTTCTGGATAAGAAACACCGTTCCTTTCTCGTGCAGGTTTAAGGACTTGAAGTTTTCCCAAGCTCAATGTCTTTGGCACATCAGACTTTTCAAGTGTCCCACGCAAAGAGTGAATAGAAGAGGTCTGGTGTTGCTGTTGGGACACCTTAACTTTAGATTTCTCTGAAGAATTTAACACCTGAGAAATTTATAAACAGCACGTATTAAGAAACATATCTCAGACAAATACAAATTCAGATAAATTTCAAAGTGCTTTCCTTGCACATAGATTAATATGGAAAAAGTAACATTACTGAATATTATGATGTGCTCACTTTTAAATAAGGCCTAGGTTATCAGTTCGCGGCCATAACAGTTTATCTTATGTACTTATGTCTTATGATGACAATAACATTTTTATAAGACATCTTTTACCCCCAAGATGTTTCACAATAGAAGTCTCCCACTAAGAGGAGAGTTGTCACACTATTCTGTATAGAGCTGAAACAAACCATCATGGACCATATACAGAACCATAATCTTTGTCATTCTTTCCCTGCTTTTACCGATTGAAATCCCTTCCATTCCCTTTTATAGCCATCATGAAAACTCTCACGCATCATAACAAATAAACATAGTAATTGAATGCTAATTTATGTATAGATACACAAGTAAAGACATGTTTTGAAGATTCAATCCATTAAagtgatatttaataataggtCTGTGAGGAGGAAAAACCTAAAACGATGAAAGCTGAAATTTCCACAGAGTTGTTCTCTAATTGGATTCTTTTCACACCTATTTTTTTAAGCATCCCAAATGCAGCCAGACTCAGATTCTCACATTACATATTGTTTAATAATAAACCTCCCTTCATCTCCCTTAATCTGTGCTGCTTCCTTTTCCCTTGTCCATTTCTTCTGCTATTGATATTAGGTAAATAAGATGTGTATTGCTGCCAGCCATGCTAACCAGGACATGGACAACACATATTGTAAACATGAAGTTGGAACCATTGCCATCTAATTATACTGTTGTCCTACATATTTATTAAGGGTAATTATGGATTAACTACTAAAGTAACATAGTCTAGTAACAACGTGACTACTACCCATGCACTAATTGAGGACCCAAGCATGTATTTCTATTATTTTGGGACTTCTGTTCTACGAATTTAACCACTTCGGAAAAGAAATCAGTATCTTTCTCATTTAAATGTACCAACTGCAACACCAAAACATGATCCCCGGAAGCTTTCCACTACACATATTACCTTGCTCATTCAAAAGTACCCGATGCACTACATAGAGTTCACCAATTCGCCATAATTGCGAATATACCTAGTGATACTATACGTCCAGCTAAGCAGGTCATTGATCAGCATTCAATAGGAGTTACCAAATAGAGGCAGGGTACAGATATCAACAAAAACAAAGAGCAGAATATTGTCAGCAAATAATACTTAATTACTGAAAATAAATTCAAgattttagtttatattgaCAGACTACAATGTATAAAATAAGTAGTTTCCCTCACTGTATATGCCAAAACCATTGTTCTGATGACTTCTGGATGATCAGATCTTAATAATgctacaaatattatattacattaACATAGAGCATCCTCGTAAGGTGGCGAATTATAGagttataataatcaaatactATAATGTATAGGAGTAGATTATATACAGAGAGAAGAGAAAGAATAGCACAACATACTGTCCATACTTGGCAAATACTGACACATCTATGCATTTACATATGTATTTTACAAAGAGAAAGATTATAGAGAGAAATATTTAGAAAGTTAAATGAATGCCAACcataaaatcataatattcatcAGCTAAAAGTTTGGTCAAGATTAAATGGTTTACGAGAATCAGGAGTGCGTTGGCAAAGCTGCTCCAAGTGCTAGAAGTAGTCTAGAGTTCAATTAACAGCTCCCtttccaaaatatttaaaaattaaataccaAATATGTCTACCTACCAAAAACAACTATGGTTTAcactataaattaatatatagtaATAGAACAAAAACAAACATCCAATCATACACTTACTAAGAATTTAACATTTTGGTTGCTTTCCTAATAATGTTCTCCAAAATGAAACTTGAACTACATCAATTTGGCAGAAAACTTTATTTTTGCTCAATTAGTTTGTAGGTCAAGAAACTACAACATTCATTAATCCCCCAGCTCATTAATCCCTACTGATATACAAGAATAATCCCTCAGTTCATTAGTTGACAGGTAATCCCTATTGATATAGGGTGCTAATCAAGCACCGAGAACAATGAGAAGGCTGGCAACTATTGTACAAACCACAAATTTAAAAGGCATATCAGGGTAAAAATTGCCGGAAGTGTTTAGATGATTGCAATACTACATATGCATAAACGTAATCAAATTCAGTTGTGATACAGATAAGGTACTAGGCCTTTACACATCTTAATCTCAGAAACTTATACACACAACATTATAAGATGTTTATCCAACGGACATCTCACCATTAGCAATTAGCAAATAATGAAGGGCTCAGCCAAAATGCAACTCTATTAAAAACCCACAACTAAAGTCATTAAACACCTACAACAATACTCCTTTTTCAGAAGGGCAGGTAGAGGGTTGTACAAGAACTACAGGAACAAGATAGTAGACAAAAACAATTACAACCAGTACGTTTTAACATGACATGATACAGGAACCAAAATATCCAACTAATAAAAAGACAACAGTCTCACCAAAGATTTAGGCATGGAAGGTGTCATCGGAATGAGTTGTCTAGACTGTTTAATAGCTAATTCTTCGAGCCTCTGAGTTTCGACTGATACCTGTCATAATACAAACCCATTACATAAGCAGGGATAACTCAACAAAGGTCCatcaatcaaaaaaatattagtttacCTGAGGAGCAGTGTCAACACGAAGGGGCCCTTGTGCCAAAGTTTCTGCCATATTGAGGCTGGCTGCAGTGCTTGATGGCACAGAAGTTGAACTTGGAAGAGCAGCTTGGAGAACGGATGATGTAATGGGGCCATTGGCTCCAACCATCACAGGTACCTCAGCTAGGGCCGATGTCCACCCAACTTCATTAGCCACTGTAGAATACCCAGTTGATAAGCTCTGCATGTTCGTACTCAATCCAGGAGATGGAATATTTCTTATCCCATGAtctgtttgcctttcatcagctCCAAGAGATGGAAAATCCCTGTCAAATGAAGTTTTCCGCACACTGCTGATGCCACTACTCCCCAAAAGGCGAGAACTGCTATTGTTGTAGTTGCTTTTGTTGGAACTGTTTAAGTCAGCTGATACTCTTCTGGACAATGGCTCACTATGTTTCCCCGCTACAGAAGACTGAGTTCGTCTTAAGCCATTCTTCTCGAACCTATCCGAAAAATCGCTCCCTAATGAACCAGAATAGTTTTGATGCCTACGATCACCTAGCCTCAACCTATCATGATCACGATATTCATTTTTGTCTCTATCCCAGCCCCTATCTCGGTTGTTCCTACCAAAACTTCCATAAGACCTCGAGTTACCAGAACCATTACTAGATGAAGTTCGACGGAAGTAAGATGACGTAGTTCTATCAGAAACAGGAGAACGTCCCGAGTCATGAGCACTAACATCTGCTGATAATTTATTTCTAGTCGGCTTTAATGTCATATGATCATTTTGGCGGTGATTTGTACTAACCGCAACCGTTACACTTCCACTGCTCTTTAACCACTCGGGGACAAACGAAGGCTCACTTTTTTCCATAATTGGTAAAAAACAAGATCATACTAAACGTAACGGAAAAGTCCAAGTTGCATCCAGTTCATTAATAATATTACCACCATAACTTGACAAAACTATATATCCCGACAGTATAAATCCAAATGTAGCTTCTTATCTCTTTCCCTGAATACCACGCAGCACAAATTATAATGTAATTAATGTCGACAACCAAGGTTCCCAAAACCTATTCCTTAAAATCCAGCATCATAACATAACAAACCAACTGTCCTACACACAGTAACTAGAGCATATTC includes:
- the LOC108201093 gene encoding cell wall protein RBR3-like; this translates as MEKSEPSFVPEWLKSSGSVTVAVSTNHRQNDHMTLKPTRNKLSADVSAHDSGRSPVSDRTTSSYFRRTSSSNGSGNSRSYGSFGRNNRDRGWDRDKNEYRDHDRLRLGDRRHQNYSGSLGSDFSDRFEKNGLRRTQSSVAGKHSEPLSRRVSADLNSSNKSNYNNSSSRLLGSSGISSVRKTSFDRDFPSLGADERQTDHGIRNIPSPGLSTNMQSLSTGYSTVANEVGWTSALAEVPVMVGANGPITSSVLQAALPSSTSVPSSTAASLNMAETLAQGPLRVDTAPQVSVETQRLEELAIKQSRQLIPMTPSMPKSLVLNSSEKSKVKVSQQQHQTSSIHSLRGTLEKSDVPKTLSLGKLQVLKPARERNGVSYPEIDNLSLTNDSTVANNPLTTLPAVVPPPSRTQIKNPNPLNVNRKPAAIMVPATLEKKPSAQLQSRNEFFNLVRKKSLTKSSSVADSVSTVSQFVVEQPSETQTASPLSQGKDSLSANQSNMDHYKENVNALISNINNGNGHQQSCGNGETRSRSDMILCSEEEEAAFLRSLGWDENAGEDEGLTEEEINEFYRDASKYIKPGSSSKTSL